In Streptomyces sp. NBC_01426, one genomic interval encodes:
- a CDS encoding ABC transporter permease, whose amino-acid sequence MVRRVLALTSGRTAVAILALILLLAILGPLLAPQDPLATGDHPLASASGAHWLGTDYLGRDVLSRLLDGSRVSVLGSLEVALTALAVGAIPGILSVHLGRGFEWLTLRLTDTLVALPFLLFAVAVIALLGNGLTQAMLVTGTLVSPLFYRVARAATLAVARSQYVEAALISGASIGWVVRRHVWAKVLPPIAVALAQTIGVGFIIVSSLTFLGIGIQPPAPTWGGLLASDLGYLSHQPWAPVAPALLIMVTVWAANLLADTIRDVSGEAGHALVNNRRAQANRLKNPEPDPVPAGGTR is encoded by the coding sequence ATGGTGCGTCGCGTTCTCGCACTCACATCCGGACGGACCGCCGTCGCCATCCTCGCCCTGATCCTGCTGCTCGCGATCCTGGGCCCGCTGCTCGCCCCGCAGGATCCGCTGGCCACCGGCGACCACCCGCTCGCATCCGCCTCGGGCGCGCACTGGCTGGGCACGGACTACCTCGGCCGCGATGTGCTGAGCCGCCTCCTGGACGGCTCCCGCGTCAGCGTGCTCGGTTCGCTCGAAGTCGCCCTGACGGCGCTGGCCGTCGGCGCGATACCCGGCATCCTGTCCGTCCATCTCGGGCGTGGCTTCGAGTGGCTCACCCTCCGGCTGACCGACACGCTCGTCGCCCTGCCGTTCCTGCTCTTCGCCGTCGCCGTGATCGCCCTGCTCGGCAACGGCCTCACCCAGGCCATGCTCGTCACCGGCACCCTGGTCTCGCCCCTCTTCTACCGGGTGGCCCGCGCGGCCACCCTCGCCGTGGCCCGTTCGCAGTACGTGGAGGCCGCGCTCATCTCCGGCGCCTCGATCGGCTGGGTCGTACGCCGGCACGTCTGGGCCAAGGTGCTCCCGCCGATCGCGGTGGCGCTCGCCCAGACGATCGGGGTCGGCTTCATCATCGTCTCCAGCCTCACCTTCCTCGGCATCGGCATCCAGCCCCCGGCGCCCACCTGGGGCGGTCTGCTCGCCTCGGACCTGGGCTACCTCAGCCACCAACCGTGGGCGCCCGTCGCGCCCGCCCTGCTGATCATGGTCACCGTCTGGGCCGCCAACCTGCTCGCCGACACCATCCGCGACGTCTCCGGAGAGGCCGGCCACGCCCTGGTCAACAACCGCAGGGCCCAAGCCAACCGGCTCAAGAACCCCGAACCCGACCCCGTCCCCGCCGGAGGCACGCGATGA
- a CDS encoding NADH:flavin oxidoreductase: MTVTTSTASRAAEILSRPLKLNGLTVPNRIAMAPMTRMFSPGGVPGEDVQAYYAGRAAAGVGLIVTEGTYVGHDSAGQSDRVPRFHGEDQLAGWAKVAAAVHEAGGTIVPQLWHIGMVRNQGEAPYADAPAVGPSGIRVDGTEGTGKAMTRTDLDDVIGAFADAAAEAERIGFDGVELHGAHGYLLDQFLWERTNRRTDAYGGDAVARTKFAAEIVAAVRERVSTDFPVIFRYSQWKQEAYDARLAQTPEELEAILAPLAAAGVDVFHASTRRYWLPEFEGSDLNLAGWTKKLTGRPTITVGSVGLDGDFIRSFAGEGAALGDIDNLLDRMERDEFDMVAVGRALLQDPQWAAKVLGNRFDELKPYDPAALTSLSR, from the coding sequence ATGACCGTCACCACGTCCACCGCCTCCCGCGCGGCCGAGATTCTGTCCCGGCCCCTCAAGTTGAACGGCCTGACCGTCCCCAACCGCATCGCGATGGCCCCGATGACGCGGATGTTCTCCCCCGGCGGCGTGCCCGGCGAGGACGTACAGGCCTACTACGCCGGTCGGGCAGCCGCAGGTGTCGGTTTGATCGTCACCGAGGGCACCTACGTCGGGCACGACTCCGCCGGGCAGAGCGACCGGGTGCCGCGCTTCCACGGCGAGGACCAGCTGGCGGGGTGGGCGAAGGTCGCCGCGGCCGTTCACGAGGCGGGCGGCACGATCGTGCCCCAGCTGTGGCACATAGGCATGGTGCGCAACCAGGGTGAGGCACCGTACGCCGACGCCCCCGCCGTCGGCCCCTCCGGCATCCGCGTCGACGGCACCGAGGGGACCGGCAAGGCGATGACCCGCACCGACCTCGACGACGTCATCGGCGCGTTCGCCGACGCCGCCGCGGAGGCCGAGCGGATCGGCTTCGACGGCGTCGAACTGCACGGCGCTCACGGCTACCTGCTCGACCAGTTCCTGTGGGAGCGGACCAACCGCCGCACCGACGCCTACGGCGGCGACGCGGTGGCCCGTACGAAGTTCGCCGCGGAGATCGTCGCCGCGGTCCGCGAGCGCGTCTCGACCGACTTCCCGGTGATCTTCCGCTACTCCCAGTGGAAGCAGGAGGCCTACGACGCCCGGCTCGCGCAGACCCCGGAGGAGCTGGAGGCCATCCTGGCCCCGCTGGCGGCGGCGGGCGTCGACGTGTTCCACGCCTCCACCCGGCGCTACTGGCTCCCGGAGTTCGAGGGCTCTGACCTGAACCTGGCGGGTTGGACCAAGAAGCTCACCGGCCGCCCGACCATCACCGTCGGCTCGGTCGGCCTCGACGGCGACTTCATCCGCTCCTTCGCGGGCGAGGGTGCGGCGCTCGGCGACATCGACAACCTCTTGGACCGCATGGAACGCGACGAGTTCGACATGGTCGCCGTCGGCCGGGCACTGCTCCAGGACCCGCAGTGGGCGGCGAAGGTCCTCGGCAACCGCTTCGACGAGCTGAAGCCGTACGACCCGGCGGCGCTCACGTCGCTCAGCCGGTAG
- a CDS encoding ABC transporter ATP-binding protein: MTAVPAPEAPEAATRPPGPVLEVTGLDVHYGPRRRRQHALIGVTLSVAPGETLGIIGETGSGKSTLARAVLGLVRPSAGSIRVAGEEVTDHDRRQWRSLRRRGIVQYVFQDPLRSLDPDLTVEESLAEPLLIQGVAPGQAATRVRSFLARVHLSEELLGRFPGELSGGQRQRVAVARALVTDPRLVIFDEPVSALDSANRVQVLEILKELRAAGVALVFISHDLGSVAGTADRIAVLYRGELVEAGATRDLVRAPRHPYTRLLLGSAPTLRSAPADRAEREALRTLLHA; the protein is encoded by the coding sequence GTGACCGCCGTACCCGCACCCGAAGCCCCGGAAGCCGCCACTCGGCCGCCGGGGCCGGTCCTCGAAGTCACCGGCCTCGACGTGCACTACGGACCGCGCCGCCGACGCCAACACGCCCTGATCGGAGTGACGTTGAGCGTCGCCCCGGGGGAGACCCTCGGCATCATCGGCGAGACGGGCTCCGGCAAGTCCACCCTCGCCCGCGCCGTCCTCGGCCTGGTCCGCCCGTCGGCGGGCTCGATCCGCGTCGCCGGCGAGGAGGTCACCGACCACGACCGCCGCCAGTGGCGGAGCCTGCGGCGCCGCGGCATCGTCCAGTACGTCTTCCAGGACCCGCTGCGCAGCCTCGACCCTGACCTCACCGTCGAGGAGTCCCTGGCCGAGCCGCTGCTCATACAGGGCGTCGCGCCCGGGCAGGCCGCCACGCGGGTCCGCTCGTTCCTCGCCCGCGTCCACCTCTCCGAGGAACTGCTCGGCCGGTTCCCCGGAGAACTGTCCGGCGGTCAGCGTCAACGCGTCGCGGTGGCCCGCGCCCTGGTCACCGACCCACGACTGGTCATCTTCGACGAGCCGGTCAGCGCCCTGGACTCCGCGAACCGGGTCCAGGTACTGGAGATCCTCAAGGAACTCCGCGCCGCCGGGGTGGCCCTCGTCTTCATCTCCCACGACCTCGGCTCCGTCGCCGGCACCGCCGACCGCATCGCGGTCCTCTACCGGGGCGAGCTCGTCGAGGCCGGCGCCACCCGCGACCTCGTCAGGGCCCCCCGGCACCCCTACACCCGCCTGCTCCTCGGCTCCGCGCCCACCCTGCGCTCCGCACCGGCGGACCGAGCCGAACGCGAGGCCCTGCGCACCCTCCTGCACGCCTGA
- a CDS encoding LLM class flavin-dependent oxidoreductase, translating into MTTETPRFRLGFLSHVQGRGDDPRRTYRNAQELFVAADELGFDVGWVAQHHVPQGGGGLSSPWTFLAHAAARTRRIRLGTAVTVLPLEDPVRLAEDIATVDALSGGRVEIGVGSGSDEVEYAAFGKDAARKRELTSENLRVLRGALANEEVRTPGFRIQPTAGDYGDRIWQGVFSEAGARHAAAAGSNLLINRAAYGYDAPTDEVQRPWVDAYLDAWDRPHRPRIGLSRFVFPAKDKRTALAQIGDDVHRAALRMARRGAFPKALDVEEALRRFHSFHGHPDEIVAALRQEKVLPVATDLIAQFNPAVPDHDAAMRALELIATQVAPALGWKPAIGTATDTAIDTVIGAAAVIPSPITPVGA; encoded by the coding sequence GTGACCACCGAGACGCCGCGTTTCAGACTCGGCTTCCTCAGCCACGTCCAAGGCCGGGGCGACGACCCCCGTCGGACGTACCGCAACGCCCAGGAGCTCTTCGTCGCCGCGGACGAACTCGGCTTCGACGTGGGCTGGGTCGCCCAACACCACGTCCCCCAGGGCGGGGGCGGCCTGTCCTCACCGTGGACCTTCCTCGCCCACGCCGCGGCGAGGACCCGCCGGATCCGTCTCGGCACCGCCGTCACGGTCCTCCCACTGGAGGATCCGGTCCGCCTCGCCGAGGACATCGCCACCGTCGACGCCCTCAGCGGCGGCCGCGTCGAGATCGGCGTCGGCAGTGGATCCGACGAGGTGGAGTACGCCGCCTTCGGTAAAGACGCCGCCCGCAAGCGCGAGCTGACCAGCGAGAACCTCCGAGTACTGCGGGGCGCGCTGGCGAACGAGGAGGTGCGTACACCCGGATTCCGGATCCAGCCGACCGCCGGTGACTACGGCGACCGGATCTGGCAGGGAGTCTTCAGCGAAGCGGGCGCCCGGCACGCCGCGGCCGCCGGCTCCAACCTGCTGATCAACCGGGCGGCGTACGGGTACGACGCGCCCACGGACGAGGTGCAACGCCCCTGGGTGGACGCCTACCTCGATGCCTGGGACCGGCCGCACCGCCCCCGGATCGGCCTGTCCCGGTTCGTGTTCCCGGCCAAGGACAAGCGGACCGCGCTGGCGCAGATCGGCGACGACGTCCACCGGGCGGCGCTGCGCATGGCCCGACGCGGCGCGTTCCCGAAGGCCCTGGACGTCGAGGAGGCACTGCGGCGCTTCCACTCGTTCCACGGCCACCCCGACGAGATCGTCGCGGCCCTGCGGCAGGAGAAGGTACTGCCCGTCGCGACCGACCTGATCGCCCAGTTCAACCCGGCCGTTCCGGACCATGACGCGGCGATGCGTGCCCTCGAACTCATCGCGACGCAGGTGGCGCCGGCCCTGGGCTGGAAGCCCGCGATCGGCACCGCGACGGACACCGCGATCGACACCGTGATCGGCGCCGCGGCCGTCATCCCGTCCCCTATCACGCCCGTAGGAGCATGA
- a CDS encoding ABC transporter permease — MTTTALPAAATRRRGAALTRVRHAAVRVLTAVARSVAIFVPVFLVATFVTFSLRSMSGLSPARIQLGEEATPEAIRRVEAQWGLDQPFLVQYWDWFSGVLHGRLGTSWANGADISTLIGLGLGVSLSIATFALLIGIVAGFLLGAAAALRRTTWIDRAITGFVTLISVMPAFVVGIVLVVVLAVGLNWFPSAGYVPAGQGIGPWLAHITLPAIALSFDVIADVARQLRGSLIAAYRENYVTGALVRGLSPRRIFFGHVLRNGLGPVLATLGLKFPALVGASVVTEWIFGLQGFGRFANDAAQAGDVPAVQGVLVVSIALVVTFNLIVNLVLARVTPAAQRGV; from the coding sequence GTGACCACGACCGCACTCCCCGCCGCGGCCACCCGCCGTCGCGGGGCCGCCCTGACCCGGGTACGGCACGCGGCGGTCCGTGTCCTGACCGCCGTCGCCCGGTCAGTCGCGATCTTCGTGCCCGTCTTCCTGGTCGCGACCTTCGTGACGTTCTCGCTGCGTTCGATGAGCGGGCTCAGTCCGGCACGGATCCAGCTGGGTGAGGAGGCGACCCCCGAGGCGATCCGCCGGGTGGAGGCCCAGTGGGGGCTGGACCAGCCCTTCCTGGTCCAGTACTGGGACTGGTTCAGCGGGGTCCTGCACGGCCGGCTCGGCACCAGCTGGGCCAACGGCGCCGACATCTCCACGCTCATCGGCCTCGGTCTGGGGGTGAGCCTGTCCATCGCGACGTTCGCCCTCCTCATCGGCATCGTGGCCGGCTTCCTCCTCGGCGCCGCGGCGGCGCTGCGGCGCACGACGTGGATCGACCGCGCCATCACCGGCTTCGTCACCCTGATCTCGGTGATGCCGGCCTTCGTGGTCGGCATCGTGCTGGTGGTGGTCCTCGCGGTCGGGCTCAACTGGTTCCCCTCCGCCGGGTACGTGCCCGCCGGACAGGGGATCGGGCCGTGGCTCGCCCACATCACCCTCCCGGCCATCGCGCTGAGCTTCGACGTCATCGCCGACGTCGCCCGCCAACTGCGCGGCAGTCTCATCGCCGCCTACCGCGAGAACTACGTGACGGGCGCGCTGGTCCGGGGGCTGAGCCCGCGCCGGATCTTCTTCGGGCACGTGCTGCGCAACGGCCTCGGGCCGGTGCTCGCCACCCTGGGCCTGAAGTTCCCCGCCCTGGTCGGTGCCTCCGTCGTCACGGAGTGGATCTTCGGCCTCCAGGGCTTCGGCCGATTCGCCAACGACGCGGCCCAGGCCGGCGACGTACCGGCCGTGCAGGGCGTCCTCGTGGTGTCGATCGCCCTGGTCGTCACCTTCAACCTGATCGTCAACCTGGTGCTGGCCCGCGTGACGCCGGCCGCCCAACGGGGGGTGTGA
- a CDS encoding ABC transporter substrate-binding protein, which yields MFTHLMPHSSRPDVPPARRLARPRLAVLATALVAVLTPALGACAGDAASASGAGAGGNGTLKWTSSYFPAHWDPVVSGSGAQFRELALVYASLTRTDETGKAVPDLAESWEYNEKGDQVTFHLRPGLKFTDGAPLDATSVKDAVERAKKQKNSALFGDLTSIRSVDANGLDAVLHLTQVDYQIPQLLGQRVLQIASPKAAATPEKLDQNPVGAGPFTITQLVPGTKAVLRKNPAYWDAKNIHIDNVELTAAPDASTVVNGLQTGVYNFADIKPSQADAAKKAGLDVFVQPGFNASNISLNINKAPFDNDKVVDAVRHAVNRQEFVDKLTFGHGSVTNQPFPKGYIAYDPESENSHPYDPAKARQLLAEAGHKPGDIKLNLVIPNEDPQAEIVQSQLAKVGITVTIKIDKNWSNPFFAKDLTFSLYGTTGRDSAAQTLTAHFGPNGPLNLSSPYEPDGFEAAIAKVRQTPLDAPDYPKVLQAATRAGLQSKALVFTYSSPNLVAKSKSISALPKNPAHIDWTGVTISGN from the coding sequence ATGTTCACACACCTCATGCCCCACAGCTCCAGACCGGACGTCCCGCCGGCGCGTCGTCTCGCCCGGCCGCGCCTCGCGGTCCTCGCCACCGCTCTCGTCGCCGTGCTCACCCCCGCCCTCGGTGCCTGCGCCGGAGACGCCGCTTCGGCGAGTGGCGCAGGGGCGGGCGGCAACGGCACGCTGAAGTGGACCTCCTCCTACTTCCCGGCCCACTGGGACCCGGTCGTCTCCGGCAGCGGCGCCCAGTTCCGGGAACTCGCCCTGGTGTACGCCTCGTTGACCCGGACCGACGAGACCGGCAAGGCCGTCCCGGACCTCGCCGAGAGCTGGGAGTACAACGAGAAGGGCGACCAGGTCACCTTCCACCTGCGCCCCGGCCTGAAGTTCACCGACGGCGCTCCGCTCGACGCCACATCCGTCAAGGACGCCGTCGAGCGCGCCAAGAAGCAGAAAAACTCGGCGCTCTTCGGAGACCTCACATCGATCCGGTCGGTGGACGCCAACGGACTGGACGCGGTCCTCCACCTCACCCAGGTCGACTACCAGATACCTCAGCTGCTCGGTCAGCGCGTCCTGCAGATCGCCAGCCCCAAGGCGGCCGCAACCCCCGAGAAGCTGGACCAGAACCCGGTCGGCGCGGGCCCGTTCACCATCACCCAGCTGGTCCCGGGCACCAAGGCGGTCCTGAGGAAGAACCCGGCGTACTGGGACGCGAAGAACATCCACATCGACAACGTCGAGCTCACCGCGGCCCCGGACGCCTCCACGGTCGTCAACGGCCTACAGACCGGCGTCTACAACTTCGCGGACATCAAGCCCAGTCAGGCGGACGCCGCCAAGAAGGCCGGCCTGGACGTCTTCGTGCAGCCGGGCTTCAACGCCTCGAACATCAGCCTCAACATCAACAAGGCGCCGTTCGACAACGACAAGGTCGTCGACGCCGTGCGCCACGCGGTCAACCGCCAGGAGTTCGTCGACAAACTCACCTTCGGCCACGGCTCGGTGACCAACCAGCCGTTCCCCAAGGGATACATCGCCTACGACCCGGAGTCCGAGAACTCCCACCCGTACGACCCGGCGAAGGCGCGACAACTCCTCGCCGAGGCGGGCCACAAGCCCGGGGACATCAAGCTCAACCTGGTCATCCCCAACGAAGACCCGCAGGCCGAGATCGTCCAGTCGCAGCTGGCCAAGGTCGGCATCACCGTCACCATCAAGATCGACAAGAACTGGTCCAACCCCTTCTTCGCCAAGGACCTGACCTTCTCGCTGTACGGCACCACCGGCCGCGACTCGGCCGCGCAGACACTCACCGCCCACTTCGGCCCCAACGGCCCGCTCAACCTCAGCTCGCCCTACGAGCCGGACGGTTTCGAGGCGGCCATCGCGAAGGTCCGCCAGACCCCGCTGGACGCGCCCGACTACCCGAAGGTGTTGCAGGCGGCGACCAGGGCCGGTCTGCAGAGCAAGGCGCTGGTCTTCACGTACTCCTCACCGAACCTCGTCGCCAAGAGCAAATCGATCTCCGCCCTGCCCAAGAACCCGGCCCACATCGACTGGACCGGCGTCACCATCTCCGGCAACTGA
- a CDS encoding flavin reductase family protein: MTISTDPVTQPAAAPTAADILRSTLRRHAAGVTVITVPGPAGFTATSFTSVSLRPPLVAFYLDLGASTAGPVHRADRFAVHLLGTGDTALARQFARSGVDRFEGVRWTRNADGLPLLEDVPAWLTARITLRQHIGDHLLVVGEVESGAVAEDAPALVHHDGAFAAARRLPSR, from the coding sequence ATGACCATCTCCACCGACCCCGTCACCCAGCCCGCAGCGGCTCCCACCGCCGCCGACATACTCCGCAGCACCCTGCGGCGTCACGCGGCCGGCGTCACGGTGATCACCGTCCCCGGACCCGCGGGGTTCACGGCCACCTCGTTCACGTCCGTGTCGCTGCGGCCGCCCCTGGTGGCCTTCTACCTGGACCTCGGCGCCTCGACCGCAGGACCCGTACACCGCGCGGACCGGTTCGCCGTCCACCTGCTCGGCACCGGGGACACCGCCCTGGCACGGCAGTTCGCACGCAGCGGCGTCGACCGCTTCGAGGGGGTCCGCTGGACGCGGAACGCCGATGGGCTCCCGCTCCTGGAGGACGTTCCCGCATGGCTGACGGCCCGCATCACCCTGCGTCAGCACATCGGTGACCACCTCCTGGTCGTCGGCGAGGTGGAGTCCGGCGCGGTCGCCGAGGACGCCCCTGCGCTGGTCCACCACGACGGCGCCTTCGCCGCGGCCCGCCGGCTGCCCTCCCGGTAA
- a CDS encoding NtaA/DmoA family FMN-dependent monooxygenase (This protein belongs to a clade of FMN-dependent monooxygenases, within a broader family of flavin-dependent oxidoreductases, the luciferase-like monooxygenase (LMM) family, some of whose members use coenzyme F420 rather than FMN.), producing the protein MSRTIHLALHPYGVGGPGQHGLWKDPRVAKNSSIDITYYIKQAQAAEHALFDALFIVDSQFINATYPAHYLNRLEPLTLLSAVATHTRHIGLVGTASSTYNSPFNLARRFASLDHISGGRAGWNVVTSFDTGTSKNFGLEEHLDYTTRYGRALEFVKVARGLWDSYEDDAFPADPERGVFLDPSKLHALEHRGEHFDVAGPLNLSRSPQGQPVIFQAGVSEEGRDLAAQVAEGIYAPGGSLEQAQAYYSDIKTRTAAYGRDPEHIKIFIHGGPVVATTDEAARRREREIFEEDNDFDRNLALLGRSFGAYDFSVHDLDAPFPDVAHLAEKGGRTGAAKLIERARSENLTLRQVGALVNEFHRSPFVGSPDTVADTIEKWFEAGTFDGINLAFRTGDDLELFVDGVVPLLQKRGLFRTEYAADTLRGNLGLPVPTNRHSRAPQLVNG; encoded by the coding sequence ATGTCCCGCACGATCCACCTCGCACTCCATCCCTACGGCGTCGGCGGCCCCGGCCAGCACGGCCTGTGGAAGGACCCGCGCGTCGCGAAGAACTCCAGCATCGACATCACCTACTACATCAAGCAGGCGCAGGCGGCCGAACACGCCCTGTTCGACGCCCTGTTCATCGTCGACAGCCAGTTCATCAACGCCACCTACCCGGCGCACTACCTCAACCGCCTCGAACCACTCACCCTGCTGTCGGCGGTCGCCACCCACACCCGCCACATCGGACTGGTCGGCACGGCGAGCTCCACCTACAACTCGCCCTTCAACCTCGCCCGCCGCTTCGCCTCCCTCGACCACATCAGCGGGGGCCGAGCCGGCTGGAACGTCGTGACCAGCTTCGACACCGGCACGTCGAAGAACTTCGGGCTCGAAGAACACCTCGACTACACCACCCGATACGGCCGCGCCCTGGAGTTCGTCAAGGTCGCCCGCGGCCTGTGGGACTCCTACGAGGACGACGCGTTCCCGGCCGACCCGGAGCGGGGCGTCTTCCTCGACCCCTCGAAGCTGCACGCACTGGAGCACCGAGGGGAGCACTTCGACGTCGCCGGACCCCTCAACCTGTCCCGCTCCCCGCAGGGCCAGCCGGTGATCTTCCAGGCCGGGGTCTCCGAGGAGGGCCGCGACCTCGCCGCACAGGTCGCCGAAGGCATCTACGCACCCGGTGGCTCCCTGGAGCAGGCGCAGGCGTACTACTCCGACATCAAGACGCGCACCGCGGCGTACGGCCGAGACCCCGAGCACATCAAGATCTTCATCCACGGCGGTCCGGTCGTGGCCACCACCGACGAGGCAGCCCGGCGCCGCGAGCGGGAGATCTTCGAGGAGGACAACGACTTCGACCGCAACCTGGCCCTGCTCGGCCGGTCCTTCGGCGCGTACGACTTCAGCGTCCACGACCTGGACGCGCCCTTCCCCGACGTCGCACACCTCGCCGAGAAGGGCGGCCGGACGGGCGCCGCCAAGCTCATCGAGCGGGCCCGCAGCGAGAACCTCACCCTCCGTCAAGTCGGCGCGCTGGTGAACGAGTTCCACCGCTCACCCTTCGTCGGCTCACCGGACACCGTCGCCGACACCATCGAGAAGTGGTTCGAGGCCGGCACCTTCGACGGCATCAACCTCGCCTTCCGCACCGGCGACGACCTCGAACTCTTCGTCGACGGAGTGGTCCCGCTGCTCCAGAAGCGCGGCCTGTTCCGCACCGAGTACGCGGCCGACACCCTGCGCGGCAACCTCGGCCTGCCGGTCCCGACCAACCGCCACAGCCGCGCACCCCAGCTCGTGAACGGCTGA
- a CDS encoding ABC transporter ATP-binding protein, which translates to MTTLSHETVPGPLRGSTRGEPAAPGPTAPPVLSVRDVHITDHVTGRRIVHGVSFDLVPGRTVGVVGESGSGKTLTCRAALGILPPHFEITSGSVEIAGTDIAALTPRQWTDLRGATIGAVFQDPASYLNPSIRVGPQIAEVLRVKKGLGRREARRRTIELLRAVHLRDPDLVYGQYTHELSGGMLQRVLIAAAICADPRILIADEATTALDVTVQAEILDLLADLRESAGLALVVVSHDLAVVAQLCDEVLVMRQGHVVEQGPTRTVLHRPRHEYTRLLIAEHEQYGLDTFLAPQEVS; encoded by the coding sequence ATGACGACGCTGTCCCACGAAACCGTCCCCGGACCCCTCCGGGGCAGCACCCGCGGTGAACCGGCCGCCCCCGGCCCCACGGCGCCACCGGTGCTCTCGGTACGCGACGTGCACATCACCGATCACGTCACCGGGCGCCGGATCGTCCACGGGGTGAGCTTCGACCTCGTACCCGGCCGGACGGTCGGCGTCGTCGGCGAGTCCGGCAGCGGCAAGACCCTCACCTGCCGGGCCGCGCTCGGCATCCTGCCCCCGCACTTCGAGATCACCTCCGGCTCGGTCGAGATCGCCGGCACGGACATCGCCGCCCTGACGCCCCGACAGTGGACCGACCTGCGCGGCGCCACGATCGGCGCGGTCTTCCAGGACCCCGCCTCCTACCTCAACCCCTCGATCCGCGTCGGCCCGCAGATCGCCGAGGTGCTGCGCGTCAAGAAGGGGCTGGGGCGGCGGGAGGCACGCCGGCGCACCATCGAACTCCTACGGGCGGTGCACCTGCGCGATCCGGACCTGGTCTACGGCCAGTACACGCACGAGCTCTCCGGAGGCATGCTCCAACGCGTCCTGATCGCGGCGGCGATCTGCGCGGACCCGCGGATCCTCATCGCCGACGAGGCCACGACCGCCCTCGACGTCACCGTCCAGGCCGAGATCCTCGACCTGCTCGCCGACCTGCGCGAGAGCGCCGGGCTGGCCCTCGTCGTCGTCTCCCACGACCTGGCCGTCGTCGCCCAACTCTGCGACGAGGTACTGGTGATGCGCCAGGGCCACGTCGTGGAGCAGGGCCCGACACGGACGGTGCTCCACCGACCGCGGCACGAGTACACCCGACTGCTCATCGCCGAGCACGAGCAGTACGGCCTCGACACGTTCCTCGCACCCCAGGAGGTGTCGTGA
- a CDS encoding alpha/beta hydrolase, producing MAGHTDHHAPEGLLTRGTVLVVPGRGETRATYARFGKRLAADAYRVRVIDPPQVDAELPTGSPDAFGVRLAQAVEGTAAGDGVARPLILVGADAGAAAVAALLAREGQALEPDGVVLAGLPGRATSSAGTWNAELDVRTSCPTHRGVLSDDAEVRRGSLAEPVPDSLLDAAYEGAVTAPTLLLVGDADPLADHEGLARVAKSLPRARLSRVRGAHHDVLNDVQHRSVAAEVVTFLETVRDGLIPLVVVESSAW from the coding sequence ATCGCCGGCCACACCGACCACCACGCCCCCGAGGGCCTCCTCACACGCGGCACCGTCCTCGTGGTGCCCGGCCGGGGAGAGACCCGGGCCACGTACGCGCGGTTCGGCAAGCGGCTCGCCGCCGACGCCTACCGGGTGCGGGTCATCGATCCCCCGCAGGTCGATGCCGAGCTCCCGACGGGGTCGCCGGACGCGTTCGGCGTCCGGCTCGCGCAAGCCGTGGAGGGAACCGCCGCCGGCGACGGCGTGGCGCGTCCGCTGATACTGGTCGGAGCCGACGCCGGAGCCGCCGCCGTGGCGGCGCTCCTGGCCCGAGAGGGGCAGGCCCTGGAACCGGACGGCGTCGTCCTCGCGGGGCTGCCGGGGCGTGCCACCAGCTCCGCGGGCACCTGGAACGCCGAACTCGACGTACGCACCTCCTGCCCCACGCACCGGGGCGTGCTGAGCGACGACGCCGAGGTACGGCGGGGGTCGCTGGCCGAACCGGTACCGGACTCCCTGCTCGACGCCGCATACGAGGGCGCCGTCACCGCCCCGACGCTGCTGCTCGTCGGGGACGCCGACCCACTGGCGGACCACGAGGGTCTCGCCCGGGTCGCCAAGTCGTTGCCCCGCGCCCGGCTTTCGCGGGTCCGCGGCGCCCACCACGACGTCCTCAACGACGTGCAGCACCGTTCCGTGGCGGCGGAGGTCGTCACGTTCCTGGAGACCGTGCGGGACGGACTGATCCCGCTGGTCGTGGTCGAGTCGAGTGCGTGGTGA